In bacterium, one genomic interval encodes:
- a CDS encoding ATP-binding protein, which translates to GDPVAVAAMVDRLVHHAEVIVLKGQSYRLRGKRKEVTH; encoded by the coding sequence TCGGCGACCCAGTAGCCGTCGCCGCCATGGTCGACCGCCTGGTCCACCACGCAGAGGTCATCGTTCTCAAAGGACAGAGCTACCGGCTCAGAGGCAAACGAAAGGAGGTCACCCACTAA